One Corynebacterium tuberculostearicum DNA window includes the following coding sequences:
- a CDS encoding YhgE/Pip domain-containing protein, with protein MITSWKIFLQDFVRLWRTPQVWVILIGLMITPALYSWVNVSGFWDPYGNTEHLKVAVVNEDKGASSEMTGHLDVGGQMIDKLHDNDKLGWQFMDRQEAEDAVKKGDVFASVIVPEDFSADFVSLFKGTYSQPTLEYHVNEKLNAIAPKITDTGASTLDTTISSTFKDQVADSVATELKNSGGDLSQKINSTANKTADSFSDTADTVANSRSQLADVHSTIEKARPTIAQARESLGTVQKTIDDAQTALDQLNSITAEVQREVTSFSDDATAAYVEGTTAMADGTASANATVGSVSGKLRGALNRVGAASAGASGIVGEADRAIDQLEKLASSPALPPQVSQQIKDQVGDLRERNDQNKAVLGDLDTLNGDTNDTIDSLNKTTGMLEKMAAQTRDDSHALRDNVAEGLPKLNAALSAVTATTGKLSASLESQQALVGQTDGLLGGVDEQLSQAQQVVERFSVDLDGIEEGLRASRSDVIALSNTANNNSILQSVKGLNTDEVSSFLASPAEMESHAVFPVKHYGSGMSSLFINLTLWIGAFMLLIIFRAEVDPLGCKNLTITKAYLARFLLLSFFAIAQALIVSIGNLAIGVEHVNALAYVATAVIVGLCYLSIIYSLVSTLGHVGRGIAVVCAFIQIPGASGTYPIEMTPDFFRAVHPFLPFTYGIGAMRETVGGFYGNHYARNLAALIGMAAIAYLIGTVLRRGLSNVNMLVNDELYKGGLVINEQVHLVGSRYRFTDLLHALNDREAYQQSLEDKWSMARRNYSQLMKITVAVGLALVVALGIYSRINPEEKAIIFGLACLVTLIAVGVICSLEYVKQSIAHDNRLVDLSDEEIQEHLEHRQEHPNRYLLEDLDEESTPSNTSETKEMPAVDGDASGKGGE; from the coding sequence GTGATTACTAGTTGGAAGATATTTCTCCAAGATTTCGTCCGCTTGTGGCGGACCCCGCAGGTCTGGGTGATCCTTATAGGTTTGATGATCACCCCAGCCCTGTATTCCTGGGTAAACGTCTCCGGTTTCTGGGACCCGTACGGAAACACAGAACACCTCAAGGTCGCCGTAGTTAATGAGGACAAAGGCGCATCCTCGGAGATGACTGGCCACTTAGATGTCGGCGGGCAGATGATTGACAAGCTGCATGACAATGACAAGCTGGGCTGGCAGTTCATGGACCGCCAGGAAGCCGAAGACGCCGTTAAGAAGGGTGACGTCTTCGCCTCGGTGATCGTCCCCGAGGACTTCTCAGCCGATTTCGTTAGCCTTTTTAAAGGTACCTATTCTCAGCCCACGCTGGAATATCACGTCAATGAAAAGCTGAACGCCATTGCACCGAAGATTACTGATACTGGCGCTTCGACCCTAGACACCACCATTAGCTCTACCTTTAAAGACCAGGTAGCGGATTCGGTGGCCACTGAGCTAAAGAACTCCGGTGGCGATTTGAGCCAGAAGATTAACAGTACTGCAAACAAGACCGCGGATTCTTTTTCAGATACTGCAGATACGGTAGCTAACTCCCGCAGCCAGCTTGCTGACGTGCATTCCACCATCGAGAAAGCGCGCCCAACTATCGCGCAAGCCCGTGAGTCTTTGGGCACGGTGCAAAAGACCATCGATGATGCCCAGACCGCCCTGGATCAACTTAACTCCATTACTGCGGAGGTCCAGCGGGAAGTTACTTCTTTCTCCGATGATGCCACCGCCGCCTATGTAGAAGGCACGACCGCGATGGCAGATGGAACCGCCTCCGCCAATGCCACCGTAGGCTCGGTCTCTGGCAAACTACGCGGCGCACTCAATCGCGTCGGTGCCGCCTCTGCGGGCGCGTCAGGAATCGTCGGTGAAGCTGACCGGGCTATCGATCAGCTTGAAAAGCTTGCGTCTTCACCGGCCCTGCCCCCGCAGGTTTCCCAACAGATTAAGGATCAGGTAGGAGACCTCCGCGAACGCAATGACCAGAATAAGGCCGTTCTCGGTGACTTAGATACTCTCAACGGCGATACGAACGACACCATCGATTCGCTCAATAAGACCACGGGCATGTTGGAAAAGATGGCCGCCCAAACGCGCGATGATTCCCACGCGCTGCGCGATAATGTGGCCGAAGGCCTACCCAAGCTCAATGCTGCGCTTTCCGCCGTCACCGCTACCACCGGCAAACTTTCCGCCTCACTCGAAAGCCAGCAGGCACTGGTAGGGCAAACCGATGGGCTCTTGGGCGGCGTCGACGAGCAGCTAAGCCAGGCCCAGCAAGTAGTTGAGCGCTTTTCTGTGGACCTCGACGGTATTGAGGAGGGGCTTCGCGCCTCCCGCAGCGATGTGATTGCGCTGAGCAATACCGCCAATAACAATTCCATCCTGCAGTCTGTGAAGGGCCTGAACACCGATGAGGTGTCTTCCTTCCTTGCCTCCCCTGCAGAGATGGAAAGCCACGCCGTATTCCCTGTAAAGCACTACGGTTCCGGCATGTCCTCGCTCTTTATTAACCTCACGCTGTGGATCGGCGCATTCATGCTGCTCATCATCTTTCGCGCTGAGGTAGACCCGCTGGGCTGCAAGAACCTCACCATTACCAAGGCTTACCTTGCCCGCTTCCTTTTGCTTTCCTTCTTTGCCATCGCACAGGCACTCATCGTGTCCATCGGCAACCTGGCCATTGGAGTTGAACATGTCAATGCATTGGCCTACGTCGCTACCGCAGTCATCGTAGGCCTGTGCTACCTGAGCATTATCTATAGCTTGGTTTCTACGTTAGGGCACGTAGGCCGTGGCATCGCGGTGGTCTGCGCCTTCATCCAGATTCCGGGCGCATCCGGCACCTACCCCATTGAAATGACGCCGGACTTCTTCCGCGCCGTACACCCATTCCTGCCCTTTACCTATGGCATCGGTGCCATGCGCGAGACCGTTGGTGGTTTCTACGGCAACCACTATGCACGCAACCTTGCCGCGCTCATCGGCATGGCCGCGATCGCTTACCTCATCGGTACTGTGCTGCGCCGCGGCCTGTCCAACGTCAACATGCTGGTCAACGACGAACTGTATAAGGGCGGTTTGGTTATCAATGAGCAGGTCCATCTGGTCGGCAGCCGGTACCGCTTTACCGACCTCCTCCATGCCTTGAATGACCGCGAGGCGTATCAACAAAGCTTGGAGGATAAATGGAGCATGGCGCGCAGGAATTACTCCCAGCTGATGAAGATTACCGTCGCGGTAGGCCTAGCGTTAGTCGTAGCTTTGGGCATCTACTCACGCATTAACCCTGAAGAAAAGGCCATCATCTTCGGCCTGGCCTGCCTGGTCACGCTCATTGCGGTGGGGGTTATCTGCTCCCTTGAGTACGTCAAGCAGAGCATCGCGCACGATAACCGCCTGGTGGATCTCAGCGATGAGGAAATCCAGGAGCACCTCGAGCACCGACAGGAACACCCAAACCGCTACCTCCTAGAGGACTTAGACGAAGAATCCACACCTTCTAATACCAGCGAGACCAAGGAAATGCCCGCCGTTGATGGTGATGCCTCCGGAAAGGGAGGCGAGTAA
- a CDS encoding YhgE/Pip domain-containing protein, which produces MKNILTILRDDLHAIRTNVMTALTIFGLAIIPLLFTSFNVLASWDPFANTNQLKIAVASEDEGHESDLASMKLNLGDKVLSQLSRNDDIDWVITDSADAVEGTKSGEYYAGIVLPKDFSTDLLTFYVEGTEPSKLNLYTNEKKNALSTTITQKSADGVIQKIDESFTRVVANVGLGVVSNFDKYLNEDDTQTALNNLHNRVNNVSTRLDAAAGTVGALSNLVDSTLPLTQAADNILAEAGRQATKTNNDQGENPIDVLRSTLNDSAGSLDASLAATTQSYDALSAQVDELLNNASTTSAQTAQTYRTAAERVDEQTKAFEGVRASIKDQADKVALPAPVAGGYKAMMGQIDASIAQSNALHDSLVSTADDLEQGRGTSQDSRQRTKDAIANAKQAAEKARNSYNENLKPQLDQLNQSVSVVADDIDAVKQDIAGIRSSVSENDESPKQSLARARDTTAGLAGTLREQSGRFADMGRKIDEVRRGGDLAKLADIVGNDPELLASRIAAPVAVDRQPVYPVAAFGVGMTPFYLTLSLWVGALLACVLVHTNAERKYLRKDENGKYDESEFTRGQAFFGRFATLGLVGLAQATLVVLSLIFFVQIEPAHPFMLMFAAWIVSLVFMLIIYALVITLDSAGKALAVLLLVIQVSGSGGAYPLPLLPEWFQNVSPWLPATYAIDAFRSAIAGTYHGDIWRELGMLLLFTIPALIVGLILRRAMDAYHKRLKKAIKKTKVMA; this is translated from the coding sequence ATGAAAAACATTCTGACCATCCTCCGCGATGACCTCCACGCCATTCGCACCAATGTAATGACCGCGCTCACCATTTTTGGCCTTGCCATCATCCCGTTGCTTTTCACTTCCTTCAACGTGCTGGCTAGCTGGGATCCTTTTGCTAATACCAACCAGCTCAAGATTGCTGTGGCTAGCGAGGATGAAGGCCACGAAAGCGACCTAGCCTCCATGAAGCTTAATCTGGGCGATAAGGTGCTCTCGCAGCTCAGCCGCAATGACGATATCGATTGGGTCATTACTGATAGCGCCGATGCAGTCGAAGGAACAAAGTCCGGCGAATACTATGCCGGCATTGTCCTTCCCAAAGACTTCAGCACGGACCTTCTCACGTTCTATGTAGAAGGAACCGAACCAAGCAAGCTCAACCTCTATACAAATGAGAAGAAGAATGCGCTGTCTACCACCATCACGCAAAAGAGTGCGGACGGCGTCATCCAGAAAATCGACGAGTCCTTCACCCGTGTGGTAGCCAATGTCGGCCTTGGCGTCGTCTCGAATTTTGATAAATACCTCAATGAGGACGATACCCAGACTGCACTCAATAACCTGCACAATCGCGTCAATAACGTCAGCACTCGCCTTGATGCTGCGGCTGGCACCGTAGGTGCGCTAAGCAATCTGGTCGACTCCACCCTGCCTCTTACGCAGGCTGCGGACAATATTCTCGCCGAGGCTGGACGCCAGGCTACGAAGACCAACAATGACCAAGGCGAAAACCCCATCGACGTTCTGCGCTCTACCCTCAATGACTCGGCTGGTTCGCTCGACGCTTCCTTGGCGGCTACGACGCAAAGCTACGATGCACTCTCTGCCCAGGTCGATGAGTTGCTCAATAATGCAAGCACCACCAGCGCACAAACGGCACAGACTTACCGCACCGCAGCTGAGCGTGTAGACGAGCAGACAAAGGCCTTTGAGGGAGTTCGCGCTTCCATCAAGGACCAAGCCGATAAGGTAGCTCTACCAGCTCCAGTCGCGGGTGGATATAAGGCGATGATGGGCCAGATTGATGCCTCCATTGCGCAGAGCAACGCGCTGCATGATTCGCTTGTATCTACCGCCGATGACCTTGAGCAAGGCCGTGGCACGTCCCAAGACTCCCGGCAGCGCACCAAGGATGCCATCGCTAATGCCAAGCAGGCTGCTGAAAAGGCACGCAATTCCTATAACGAGAACCTCAAACCGCAGCTAGATCAGCTCAACCAGAGCGTCTCGGTTGTCGCGGACGATATTGATGCTGTCAAGCAGGACATCGCAGGCATTCGCTCCTCGGTTTCCGAGAATGACGAGTCGCCAAAGCAAAGCCTGGCGCGCGCCCGCGATACCACTGCCGGCCTTGCCGGCACCCTGCGGGAGCAAAGCGGCCGTTTCGCGGACATGGGCCGCAAGATCGACGAGGTGCGCCGTGGCGGCGATTTGGCCAAGCTGGCGGATATCGTCGGCAACGATCCAGAACTGCTTGCCTCTCGCATCGCCGCTCCCGTGGCCGTAGACCGCCAGCCGGTCTACCCTGTCGCTGCCTTTGGCGTGGGTATGACGCCGTTCTACCTCACCTTGTCGCTATGGGTAGGTGCCCTTCTGGCATGCGTGTTGGTGCATACCAACGCCGAGCGTAAATACTTGCGCAAGGACGAGAACGGCAAATACGACGAGAGCGAATTCACCCGTGGCCAAGCGTTCTTCGGTCGCTTTGCCACACTCGGCCTGGTCGGCCTTGCGCAGGCCACCTTGGTGGTTCTCAGCCTCATCTTCTTCGTCCAAATCGAGCCTGCTCACCCATTCATGCTCATGTTTGCCGCATGGATAGTCTCACTGGTGTTTATGTTGATCATCTATGCGCTTGTCATCACACTCGATAGTGCCGGCAAGGCCTTAGCGGTGTTGTTGCTCGTGATACAAGTCTCTGGCTCCGGCGGCGCGTACCCGCTGCCTTTGCTGCCTGAATGGTTCCAGAACGTGAGCCCGTGGCTGCCAGCAACGTACGCCATTGATGCTTTCCGCAGCGCCATTGCGGGCACCTATCACGGCGATATTTGGCGCGAGTTGGGCATGCTACTTCTCTTTACCATCCCGGCACTCATCGTCGGCCTCATTCTCCGCCGCGCCATGGATGCCTACCACAAGCGCCTCAAGAA